A single Armatimonadia bacterium DNA region contains:
- a CDS encoding sialidase family protein, translated as MSEACMLSLPVAVERDGLLYVVGIRDGFYRVRRSSDGGATWLPYSGGEVERPVAEACTGQRAALVKLTGQGAPLLACVAGWPELVVYASYDDGETWEAESTIGGA; from the coding sequence GTGAGTGAGGCCTGCATGCTGTCCTTGCCGGTTGCCGTGGAGCGGGACGGTCTTTTGTACGTGGTAGGTATCCGGGACGGGTTCTACCGGGTCCGGCGCAGCAGTGATGGCGGTGCAACGTGGCTCCCCTATTCCGGCGGTGAAGTGGAGAGGCCGGTGGCGGAAGCCTGCACGGGCCAGAGAGCAGCGCTGGTCAAGCTGACGGGGCAGGGCGCGCCACTTCTGGCATGTGTAGCGGGATGGCCGGAACTAGTGGTCTACGCCTCCTACGATGACGGGGAGACGTGGGAAGCGGAGAGCACGATTGGCGGAGCGTAG